From Procambarus clarkii isolate CNS0578487 chromosome 14, FALCON_Pclarkii_2.0, whole genome shotgun sequence:
agtaagaatgacagagtaagagtgacagagagtaagagtgacagagtaagagtgacagagagtaagagtgacagagtaagagtgacagagagtaagagtgacagagagtaagagtgacagagagtaagagtgacagagtaagagtgagtatgagagtgagtaaggatgactgagagtaagagtgagtaatagtgcgtaagagtgattgagagtaagagtgagtaatagtgtgtaagagtgattgagagtaagagtgagtaatagtgcgtaagagtgattgagagtgagagtgattatgagagagttaagagtgtgaggtgtgagagggtagcaggccagcaaagcaggatgtgtggtcacagataggcctaggcctagacctcgtgatctctaatgttggtttttatatatatgttggattttttgtccagtttcaaattataattatttagcaggaatgtaataagatattgcacagtattaatgtgacaataatatatgcattatttccttgataatcaaacttgttgttcaaagataatatacaatctttgaaggaaacattttgagagcgcgagctggcaacactgttctggtggtgagagagacatggttagttgtgctcagaccttcagtggtgaagggtgtgtcccagctggccgccaccagccctccacccgccgccacccgctgccacccaccacccaccaccagccgccaccagccaccgccacccaccaccgccacccgccgccaccacccaccaccaacagccgccgccgccaccaccacccaccaccaccgccgccaccacccatcaccgctgccgccaccaccacccaccaccaccgccgccaccacccatcatcgccgccaccacccaccacagccgctgctgcgaccaccaccacccaccacagccgccgccgacaccaccgccaccaccagccgccaccgcccgccaccagccgccatcaccaccaccactaccaccagccgccatcaccgccaccagccgccaccagccgccaccaccgcccgccaccagctgcaaccaccaccagccgccaccactgcccgccatcagccgccaccgcccgttgccacagtcgccactgccagccgccaccaccagccgccatcaccgccaccaccagccgccatcagctgccactgccaccagccgtcaccaccagccgccaccagctgccaccgcccgccaccagccgccaccaccagccgccaccaccgccaccaccacctgccaccagccgccaccactgcccgctatcagccgtcaccgcccgttgccacagtcgccaccgcaagccgccaccgccagccgccaccagcccccaccaccgccgatcgccaccacccaccacagccgccaccacccactacccgccgccactacccaccaccaccagccgccgccgccaccaccacccaccaccaccaccgccagccgccaccacccaccaccaccaccacccaccacagccgccaccactcatcacagctgccgccacctgccaccgcccgccaccaccgccagacacagccgccagtgtccgccaccgccgccactgtccgcccgccgccactatccgccaccgccgccactgtccgcccgccgccactatccgccaccgccgccactgtccgcccgctgccactgtccgtccgccgccactatccgccaccgccgccactgtccgcccgccgccactatccgccaccgccgccactgtccgcccgccgccactgtccgtccgccgccaatgtccgcccgccgccgccctgtccgcccgccgccactgtccgcccgccgccgccctgtccgcccgccaccactgtccgcccgccgccactatccgccactgccgccactgtccgcccaccgccactgtccgcccgccgccgctgtccgcccgccgccactgtccgcccgccgccactatccgccaccgccgccactgtccgcccgccgccactatccgccaccgccgccactgtccgcccgccgccactgtccgcccgctgccactgtccgtccgccgccactatccgccaccgccgccactgtccgcccgccgccactatccgccaccgccgccactgtccgcccgctgccagtgtccgtccgccgccactatccgccaccgccgccactgtccgcccgccgccactatccgccaccgccgccactgtccgcccgccgccactgtccgcccgccgccactgtccgcccgccgccgccctgtccgcccgccgccactgtccgcccgccgccgccctgtccgcccgccaccactgtccgcccgccgccactatccgccactgccgccactgtccgcccaccgccactgtccgcccgccgccgctgtccgcccgccgccactgtccgcccgccgccactatccgccaccgccgccactgtccgcccgccgccactatccgccaccgccgccactgtccgcccgccgccactgtccgcccgctgccactgtccgtccgccgccactatccgccaccgccgccactgtccgcccgccgccactatccgccaccgccgccactgtccgcccgccgccactgtccgcccgccgccgctgtccgcccgccgccactgtccgcccgccgccactatccgccaccgccgccactgtccgcccgccgccactgtccgcccgctgccactatccgccaccgctaccactgtccgccaccgccaccactgtctgccaccgccaccactgtctgccaccgcaaccactgtccgcccgccaccaccactgtccgcccgccgccaccactgtccgcccgccgccaccactgtccgcccgccgccaccactgtccgcccgccgccaccactgtccgcctgccgccaccactgtccgcccgtcgccgccactgtccgcccgtcgccgccactgtccgcccgccgccgccactgtccgcccgccgccgccactgtccgcccgctgccgccactgtccgcccgccgccactgtccaccaccgccgccacggtccgcccaccgccactatccgccacagccaccgccgccactgtccgcccgccgccactgtccgcccgccgccactatccgccactgtccgcccgccgccactgtccgcccgccgccgccactgtccgcccgccgccgccactgtccgcccgccgccactgtccgccactgtccgccacagccgccactctccgccgtacagcctcccctctctccgttagtaaataattataattgttagtaaataataaaagaaatataaattagattttttttacctttaaattggttttaatatttaaattgaaaataataatataatataaaatataataaaaataatataatataaaatataatttaatttcaagaaatttaactttaaacacaaagatgtgaaaagggttcagattataggctcaaacctttcataagagattcatattggtatatgaatggattatgaatgattcaggttaggattgtaaagttgccacaacatctcaaattagtgttagatacgtaggttttggttataagttttggaaacctatttaagtccacacacaatatcgtatctgatacgataaaacaaacgtttccaatcctttcaaatactttccagatatgttgtggcaacctaaaattgtttgctgggtagtagCCAAGATGCACTTCTcgggctactatgcaaggcccaatttgcctaataggacgagtgattttctttattttcaataaattgtttccaattagtttattttaattattattgctatattatattaagaacgtaaattattgacttaatcgTGTTAGTTTAGgtgaggttaagataggttaggtagggttggttaggttcggtcatatatctacgttagtttgaactcaaatttaaacaaattaactaatacataatgaaatggatagttatatcatttcataagaaaaaatataaacaaatatttaaattcaagaaaacgtggcttattaggcaaatcggggcttgcatagtaggctgagaagtgcgttctggctactaggtacgacattatatatatatatatatatatatatatatatatatatatatatatatatatatatatatatatacatatatatatatatatatatatatatatatatatatatatatatgtcgtacctagtagccagaacgcacttctcagcctactatgcaaggcccaatttgcctaataagccacattttcatgaattaatgttttttcgactacctaacttaacctaaactaactttttcggctacctaacctaacctaacctattaagataggttaggttaggttaggtagggttggttaggttcggtcatatatctacattaattttaactccaataaacaataattgacctcatacataatgaaatgggtagctttatcatttcataagaaaaaaataagagaaattatattaattcaggaaaacttggcttattaggcaaatcgggccttgcatagtaggctgagaagtgcgttctggctactaggtacgacatatatgtatatatatatatatatatatatatatatatatatatatatatatatatatatatatatatatatatatatatatatatatataggggacagaagtgagagatggtaaGGAGGtcgaggggagaagggagggggtaatggagggaaaggaaaaggggaagggggagtttgggatggtggggacgagaggatgggggaatggagaataatggggaggaaaaagggacaggggagaggggcatggtgggaaggaagaggggttcgtggagtggggaatggctggGAGgccgcaacccgttctcacacaagacagcacatatatgacttaatgcttaaagtcaatatgtggaaggtgatttagtacatatgtgatatattcccagttaacttttttaccaaggctcaaactcttcctcacgtaccaatttacgtctcacagtactcgtccatcaacgtagatagctgaatagtcgtgattggttcaattataacgaaaattgtagttttcaggttccacatgggttgtgaaatttacctactattgtccatgctcttataatattacagatcagctacatcctattgaaggctcgtagttttgttttgagaaatattagttgttcttagtaaattataataagcacaataaattattacatagaataacagtgcttcaccaatcaatattatataccatagtttgtgctttaaaaatctttaaagaatgttttgtaggaacgctaacagaaaacgatgttatgttggaatgtatatagggtaaactactgcaaacaggatggtatggtgtgtacaatcccaactataggattagtatagggtccactaccacctgttaggtgggtaaggggtccaataacacccgcaggatgagtatgggggtcacatccacccacaggatgggtatggggatcacttccacccacaggaagggtatgggatccaataccatccactggatgtgtatggcgtacactaacaccgacaggatgggtatgggctcacaaccacccacagaatgggtatggggtccaataccacccacaggatgagtatggggtccactataacccacaggatgggtatggggctccaactacCCACAGAATAtgaatggggtccaataacacccactggatatgtatggcgtccattgcccccacaggatgactatagggtacagtatcgcccacaggattagtatatagggttcactgccgcccacagagtcggtatggggtccaccgccacccacagggtcggtatggggtccactaccgcccacagggtcgctatgaagtcaactaccgtccacagggtcggtaggggtccactaccgcccacagggtcggtagggggtccactgccacccacagggtcgatagggggggttccactaccgcccacaggatcgatagggggtccactgccgcccacagggtcggtagggggcccactgccgcccacaggttcggtaggggtccactgccgcccacggggtcggtagggggtccactgccgcccacaggatcgatagggggtccactgccgcccacagggtcgatagggggtcccttaccgcccacagggtctctatgaagtcaactaccgcccatagtatttgtatagtgtccactattgcccatagtgttattatggggtccactacccctcatagggtcggtatgggggtccattactaccattatgggttcgagtcacttctggggtgtgagttttcagttgcatattgtccgggggaccattcaggcttgttcgcatttgtgttcctcacgtgtgccccaaagaatgaggtgatttgttaaaatgctatgcccaagattactatccgagtgccggcggtggggtggttcaaatagcctcggctatcacctcattatgtccggtcgtgatggtcaagtggattaaggcgtcttgtacataccagttgcgtggctcctgggagtatgggttcgagtcacttctggggtgtgagttttcagttgcatattgtcctggggaccattcaggcttgttcgcatttgtgttcctcacgtgtgccccaaagaatgaggtgatttggtaaaatgctatgcccaagattactatccgagtgccggcggtggggtggttcaaatagcctcggctatcacctcattatgtccggtcgtgatggtcaagtggattaaggcgtcttgtacataccagttgcgtggctcctgggagtatgggttcgagtcacttttggggtgtgagtttttagttgcatattgtcctggggaccattcagatttgttcgcatttgtgttcctcacgtgtgccccaaagaatgaggtgatttggtaaaatgctatgcccaagattactatccgagtgccggcggtggggtggttcaaatagcctcggctatcacctcattatgtccggtcgtgatggtcaagtggattaaggcgtcttgtacataccagttgcgtggctcctgggagtatgggttcgagtcacttctggggtgtgagttttcagttgcatattgtcctggggaccattcaggcttgttcgcatttgtgttcctcacgtgtgccccaaagaatgaggtgatttggtaaaatgctatgcccaagattactatccgagtgccggtggtggggtggttcaaatagcctcggctatcacctcattatgtccggtcgtgatggtcaagtggattaaggcgtcttgtacataccagttgcgtggctcctgggagtatgggttcgagtcacttctggggtgtcagttttcagttgcatattgtcctggggaccattcaggcttgttcgcatttgtgttcctcacgtgtgccccaaagaatgaggtgatttggtaaaatgctatgcccaagattactatccgagtgccggcggtggggtggttcaaatagcctcggctatcacctcattatgtccggtcgtgatggtcaagtggattaaggcgtcttgtacataccagttgcgtggctcctgggagtatgggttcgagtcacttctggggtgtgagttttcagttgcatattgtcctggggaccattcaggcttgttcgcatatatatatatatatatatatatatatatatatatatatatatatatatatatatatatatatatatatatatatgaggggtaccacctctggtgcaagtgtagggacccatagcctcggagaagaaaataaagagtactcagagaagaccttgtggatcctcactgaacactttcatattttcttctcctaccacccctattcttttggtatgtgtgtatatttatctaactttatttgaaaacgtcattacacaaaaaagttacaatattgattatatatatatatatatatatatatatatatatatatatatatatatatatatatatatatatatatatatatatatgtcgtacctagtagccagaacgcacttctcagcctactatgcaaggcccaatttgcctaataagccaagttttcatgaattaattgtttttcgactacctaacctacctaacctaacctaacctaactttttccgctacctaacctaacctaacctataaagataggttaggttaggttaggttaggtagggttggttaggtttggtcatatatctacgttaatttaaactccaataaaaataaattgacctcatacataatgaaatggttagatttatcatttcataagaaaaaaattagagaaaatatattaattcaggaaaacttggcttattaggcaaatcgggccttgcatagtaggcagataagtgcgttctggctattaggtacgacatatatatatatatatatatatatatatatatatatatatatatatatatatatatatatatatatatatatatatatataatttttttttcttccaataatatagtattcacttgaaattaacagcctggtcaatcaggctgttggatgcaactcctctcagttttgttatacgagttacagcatggttaatcacatccaaaattaaagttatttccagatgcagtcctaaaattgttaacattgctctcactagtgttaatgtagattatttcataatttaaataatatatttaattactgtagtacattttaacaacaatttaacttataattttggcagcataggtcatttgaatataagtattttattagaaattatttccttcaggtcttcagggaaaattcttgaggagatgcacaaactgcaaacaatgtgtgcatgtccgaagcaatgtttgcaagttctgccagtgtgacttccgaaacagtagagaattaatgaagaaagaagaggaagcccgttttctacttaaaggcaagaaggctttagaacgaaatacagcaagccgggttctacgaaggattgaaaatcaggtattgaagtttgtctacatctgttgtattcatttgtattcttcttatgctgaacttgcttgataaggtatagaatcaacatgaataatactgtacagtgcttacatactatttgtttatttatttatatacaagatagcacactgggattatgagagtacatagcattgatgtttttacattcttgtaaagccactagcacacatagtgttttgggcaggtccttaatctaacagataattttaaataggcaatttaaagcAAAATTGGGaaaaattggctggtacattgtaagaaagtatcacaaagattactatgtacattaaagtaaaatttgagggttatcaacatataaattgtagcataatttgaggaatatttcaaggtataatatagtaagatatgcattcaatataacaatcatgatataaggtgatagcaatgattacaatggaaaagttgtatggtttaggcacatatattctggcattggatttcataagatacagtgcgagtttaatgcactagttaggaaactatcaagataaaattaggtactttttggttttattttttaaaatggcagaagttggacagtttttaaatttgttagcgagtgagttccatagacaaggtccctttatttgcatagagtatttacacagaataactttgactctggggatatcaaagatatttatttctggtattgtgattctattatgggttctattgcacatgcccagctatgcttcaaacatttattttattgcattttcccagatagtgttattgtttaaatattatttgcttttcagcTAACATATCTGCGTGGCTGTGGGTATGAATCAATCGTTATCTATTACAAGAAAGGACCAGCACGGGTGACACATGGTATCCTACCAAAAAACGTAATAcaagaagaggacaagaagatcttcaccactaacttctttttgtgtaagtagttcacataatatataaatatatcaccacctattattttctctcatatatatatatatatatatatatatatatatatatatatatatatatctatatatatatatatatatatatatatataaatatatatatatatatatatatatatatatatatatatatatatatatatatatatatatatatatatatatatatatatataatttcaattcaatcatctctgtcgttgatgtatatggcaaaaagtgtgtggcccaatacagcactatgtcttaacgtaatgggtccaagggcccataaggtctcgacagcattaagggccctttagcaaaccagtgtgctggggcccctatgacacccatgacgtctttgtatcatttcaagtttgtacatgtacttcttaagatatgggcaccatacaactgctgcatattctagcttttgtctaaaaaaatcatgaacaatttatttattatttatccatgaatgccagaactaaaccctgtggtactccactcgtgacatttctccagtccaatacattgcctctgattactgccctcatttttctatcagtttgaaattttttaatccatgttagaagcttacctgtcacccctccaatatgttccagtttccagaacaaactcttatgtggaattctgttgaatgccttttttaggtccagatagatgcagtcaacccaaccatctctttcctgtaaaatttctgcggctcgatcatagtaactgattaaatttgttacacaggatcttccatttcgAAAACCATGTTGACTGTCTGATATTATAAAGCTTTTCTCCCGGTGTTCTACCAGTTTAGTTTTActtgttttttttccaatatttttactGTTACACTTGGCCAACTGCTttcttcttacttagctccttgagcaattTTTTAACTGTGTATGTACATGcagtatttttataaatgtttatttttttttccagcacgcacaaggaagcttgatgcagataaacttacattaggatcagaaggtgatagcgataatgccctggaaaaaaatcatgacgagctacaagtgcagcaggtgcatcaagtccaaaaagtaccgcaggtgcaagaaattcaacaagtacaaaaagttccgcaggtggaacatttacaaaaagttccgcaggtgcaacaagggctaccattagcaatcattcagaaacagcaagaagtacaagtagtaaaatttgaaccacagggaactacaccaggaaaacagtgtagtaacaacggaatgggaattttaaaatacctgaggaaacaggtaaaaaaggacaaacaatagaaatggttccttacaccttattatttggtagtttataggtattttacttataatactttatattatgtctacagtttataatttagtttacagttaatttacttttcaacttccatatcttacatgaaggatttttactgtttttcatttttaaaaccttattagtatcatttatagtttagtgtcaattcacttataatacaatatatggaaaaatttactaaattcatttaactataataaatttaaataaacatttttaccccaggatgagtttcagtcaccctacccaaaaaattaatgtttctttattactaatcttgtgagaggtagcttattgtgcagcccatactcattctgtgagtgttagtttattgtgcaccccatagtcatcatgtcacccaagcctgctgcagctgcacctgaggggtggtgtagggaaccattagtgtactattatgatttgagagagagaatgccctgtggacagagcatcaatatggcttaaggcattgagctttgcctcaagatgaagcttgggctgatctctgatttgcttcttgggagtcttcatttacgtgcaccccatactcaaccactttgtagtaattaattgtgcaacccatactcatcctgttaccagtagtttgtgcaacccatacttatcctgtgatccctatccctctacttcaagtccctcaaggggcgcacgaattcagtttggcatactgcatcctgccttcccatccctagctactgacccatcacaatattttattttattttatttatatatatacaagtaggtacattgggtttgtgagaatacattgaatagtacagtatttacaatcttgtaaagccactagtatgcgcagcgtttcaggcaggtccttaatctaacagataattttaagtaggtaatttctatcagaattgataaatgataataaatacattgtttacatacatacattacaaatacatacatataagcaaaaaaaagcttcattgaaggttgtaacagaacccatgagcaccacaccagaaataaatacagttttgatattccaagagtacgacttaatcaaactagaaatgctctacaaatcaagggacccagaatgtggaatgatcttcccaaccatgttaaagactgtacctctctcaaccagtttaagataaaaactaaacactacctaataaattcactaacctaccttacccctctattgtcaacccatgtctgttatttttttttttttttaatcaacactgtcaacctattgtatttgtgctgctttttcagtcatgttcccccttttttttttatctttatttgtatttgttctcaacacattttattctttatgctcaattagtattaagttctagatattaatgtttttcctgcccgaaacgtgttgcgtaatagtggctttaggcattgtatgtactagctctatctatatatcgatccattaatgtaacattacttgtatgtatgtaccttacctgaataaacatatttatttatttatttatacaagtttaactctggggatatcaaagagatatttatttctggtgtggtgataatgggtcctattacatctgtccaggaagagtttcagagcaggatttgcatttaagaacagggttttgtaaatgtagttgacacaagagaatttatggagtgagattatgtttagcatgtttagggagttaaacaagggggctgagtgttgtctgaaagcagaatttgatattattctgatagcagatttttgctgggtgatgatggacttgaggtggtttgcagtggttgaaccccatgcacagataccatagttgagatagggatagattagtgtataatatagagagatgagagcagggttaggtacataatatctgattttggagagtataccaactgttttagagactttcttagttatgtgttgtatgtgggtactgaagttgagtctcttgtctaagaataggccaagaaactttccatcattgttattgctaatgtttacattgtcatctgaagctgaattgcatttgtagatttgcttccaaataagatgtagtaggtcttttctatgttaagtgttagtttgttggttgacatccataagtggactttttttagttcattattaacaacattacagtatttagtgtatgtgggttggggttggagtagatgagtgatgtatcatcagcaaacaatataggtttcagaaagttaagaacatatacatcctgccttcccatccctagctactgacccatcacaatatacatcctgccttcccatccctagctactgacccatcacaatatacatgtagtagagtgttttctgtaggcaattttctaattatacaatcatatgttgccctcagctctcctatttcatacctactttttttcttttgcaagggagtaattactacatctacattacaatcctcccatggtggtgtgaattttctcttgggcacagcaatacactctgtaataacatcatacttaataacat
This genomic window contains:
- the LOC123751739 gene encoding hydroxysteroid dehydrogenase-like protein 2, yielding MKKEEEARFLLKGKKALERNTASRVLRRIENQLTYLRGCGYESIVIYYKKGPARVTHGILPKNVIQEEDKKIFTTNFFLSRTRKLDADKLTLGSEGDSDNALEKNHDELQVQQVHQVQKVPQVQEIQQVQKVPQVEHLQKVPQVQQGLPLAIIQKQQEVQVVKFEPQGTTPGKQCSNNGMGILKYLRKQVKKDKQ